Proteins co-encoded in one Nicotiana sylvestris chromosome 7, ASM39365v2, whole genome shotgun sequence genomic window:
- the LOC104231791 gene encoding protein SODIUM POTASSIUM ROOT DEFECTIVE 2-like, with translation MLLKIKTLKNFDSDSLGHYLQICKHHYFLSLSLKMKGIDIFCASQAATSICLSMQEASSSSSPVIQLGGSGRLINRYNPIIRDSRITCGSGRNRPLPPRSSEQPPISPKPKNINKKSNTSSKPSKETKKRQSDPKGHVGKRKSSWSCTKPSEFITPPSSSRYLLSEKDLVDVLCDYNDHDPVLNSKSCHQAVKVVANKSSPPKPPSSSSCSGDQVVVLRVSLHCKGCEKKMRKHLSRMEGVTSFTIDFVAKKVTVTGNVTPLEVLASISKVKNAQLWPPTVASSVPSTKADLIDSELKNAKQLVVSDGKLEILSRNPPVFQLL, from the exons ATGCTTCTAAAAATCAAAACACTCAAAAACTTTGACTCAGATTCTCTAGGCCATTATCTACAAATTTGCAAACACCATTATTTCTTATCGCTAtctctaaaaatgaaaggaaTCGATATATTCTGTGCGTCCCAAGCTGCAACTTCCATATGTCTTAGTATGCAAGaagcctcttcttcttcttctcccgtAATCCAACTAGGCGGCAGCGGCCGCCTAATTAATCGTTACAACCCCATCATCAGAGATTCCAGAATAACATGTGGCAGTGGTCGCAACAGGCCACTACCACCTCGTTCTTCTGAACAACCACCCATTTCTCCAAAACCAAAGAATATTAACAAGAAAAGTAATACATCTTCAAAACCATCAAAAGAAAccaagaaaaggcaaagtgatCCAAAAGGTCATGTTGGTAAGAGAAAAAGTAGTTGGAGTTGTACAAAACCTAGTGAATTTATCACCCCACCTAGTTCTTCTAGGTATCTTTTGAGTGAGAAAGATTTGGTTGATGTTTTATGTGATTATAATGATCATGATCCAGTTTTGAATTCCAAGTCTTGTCATCAAGCTGTGAAAGTAGTGGCAAATAAGTCTTCTCCTCCAAAGCCACCATCTTCTTCTTCATGCTCTGGGGACCAG GTGGTTGTTCTAAGAGTTTCACTACACTGCAAAGGATGTGAGAAGAAGATGAGGAAGCATCTCTCTAGAATGGAAG GGGTGACATCTTTCACCATAGACTTTGTTGCAAAGAAGGTAACAGTTACTGGGAATGTGACACCATTGGAGGTTCTTGCAAGTATTTCTAAGGTGAAAAATGCACAACTTTGGCCACCTACAGTGGCATCTTCAGTCCCTTCAACCAAAGCGGATTTGATCGACTCTGAGTTGAAGAATGCTAAGCAGTTGGTTGTGTCTGATGGGAAATTAGAAATTCTTTCTCGAAATCCACCAGTTTTCCAGCTATTGTAA
- the LOC104231792 gene encoding uncharacterized protein, producing the protein MQEKLTVHDAAIKNIETQLGQLSMALNNRPQGTLPTDTNINPKEKNPNQLMAVSLRNGRDLDREQEVAQSSRGTTLVTPVPLEVDESAELTEVVVEQVQDDKGKAKESKQVAKHVVPLVPQNPNKEKPTSSAQRVIPTPFPQRLAKQKKEDQYRKFMEMLRQIQLNIPLMDALREMSDYAKMMKDLVSRKFDFRDLSTVTLTQTCSVVVTRPMAQKMSDPGSFTIPCTIGSYAFAKALCDLGSSINLVPLAIYTKLGIGRARSTSMLLQLADRTVKRPTWILNDVLVQVGKFVFPVDFVILDFQVDEVILIILRRSFLATGRALIDCETGELKMRLNDEEFIFNV; encoded by the coding sequence ATGCAGGAAAAGTTGACAGTTCATGACGCAGCAATAAAGAATATTGAAACTCAATTAGGGCAGTTGTCCATGGCCTTAAACAACCGCCCCCAGGGAACATTGCCAACCGACACGAACATTAACCCCAAGGAGAAAAATCCGAATCAGCTGATGGCAGTAAGTCTCcggaatgggagagatttagacagGGAGCAAGAAGTTGCACAATCCAGCAGAGGGACTACGCTAGTCACTCCAGTTCCATTGGAGGTAGATGAATCAGCAGAACTTACTGAAGTGGTGGTTGAACAGGTTCAGGATGATAAAGGTAAGGCTAAAGAGAGTAAACAAGTTGCAAAACATGTGGTACCTCTTGTGCCACAGAACCCCAACAAAGAGAAGCCAACAAGcagtgcacaaagggtgatacctacaccattccctcagagactggcaaaacaaaagaaagaagatcaatataggaaattcatggagatgcttcgtcaaattcaattgaatattcctcTGATGGATGCTTTGAGGGAGATGTCCGACTATGCAAAGATGATGAAGGACCTAGTGTCACGAAAATTTGACTTTCGGGACCTATCCACAGTAACTCTGACACAGACATGTAGTGTGGTAGTGACAAGACCCATGGCTCAAAAGATGTCTGACCCAGGTAGCTTCACTATTCCGTGTACTATTGGGAGTTATGCCTTTGCAAAAGCATTGTGTGACTTAGGATCCAGCATAAACTTGGTGCCTTTGGCAATATATACAAAACTAGGCATTGGCAGAGCTAGATCGACTTCGATGTTGTTGCAACTGGCTGACCGCACAGTTAAAAGGCCGACATGGATTCTCAATGATGTGTTGGTACAAGTGGGGAAGTTTGTATTCCCTGTAGACTTTGTTATTTTGGATTTCCAGGTAGATGAGGTGATACTCATCATTCTAAGGAGGTCATTCTTAGCCACTGGGAGAGCATTGattgattgtgaaactggggaattaaaaatgaggTTGAACGATGAAGAATTCATATTCAACGTTTAG